The Clostridium aceticum genomic interval CAACCGATATAGCACCTATTATACCTCCCCTAGCAGCAGGTTTCTTGATAGGCATTTTTTTATATAATACATAGGATAAATATGCCGGTAGTGACAGCATGACGGTATTTGCCCCCAGTGAGGTTATCCCTCCATGTCTAAATAGCAGGGCCTGTAGCAATAGTGCAGGAAAAAAGGCAAGAGGTGCTTTTTTCCCAAGGATTATACCAATTAGCCCACATAACAGCGGATGTACCGAGGTAGGCGGAACTGGAATAGAAATTAGTGATACTGCAAAAAATGTTCCTGCCATCAAACTTATTTTAGGAATCTCTTCATCCTTGATTCCCTTAGCTGCAACCGCCATACTGGCTATCGATACCCCATATGATGCTACAATCACCGGGGTACTTAAGACTCCATCGGCTAAATGCATAGATAGCACCTCCTAAATATTTATTAATGACTGTGTCCTTCTGCTTCATGCTCTCTTATTGGCAAAATCTCTACTTTATTTTCATCAAAGATTTGCATATTGCTTTCTTGTGGAAAATGCTCCGTTACAATGGCGTAGGTGCCCTCTTCCTTTATAGTGAAGTGAATATGTCCATGATCTTCACCCATTTCAAAGGTATAAGCGTAATCCGGCCTTGCTTCAAAAGTGCTGTCCTGTTTGATTACTTCCTTTTCAGTCAACATTAAGTGAGATGCATGATGATCTAAATCGACAATATTACTTCCCATCTTTATAAAACCAACATCCATAGTTTCATCTTCACTTGCACCAAAATGAAATAAGTAACTTCCTGCCTTGAACTCAAACTCTCCAATCCATTCGTAATCTCCATGGTCATGTCCTTCTTCACCGTGTTCCTCCTCGTCATGATCACCTGCATCGTGCTCTTGTACTAGGTTCTGCTCTTCCTGTTGCACTTCCCCTACCCCTGCATCACTTTCATTTCCTGTACTACATCCTGCTAGACCCACCGTCAATAGCAAAATTAGAACCATAATCATTGAAATCTTTTTTTTCATTTCTTTTTCCCCCTTGTAAAATATATATATTAAAGCACTAGACTTTAATAGACAAATTTTTTACTTAGATACTCTTTGGCTTCCTTTATATTTTTAGGTTTGTACTCACTATCTTGGAATAAATCATACAGCATAGGCTTTACAAGTCCTGCCTCTAAATAGGTTTCATCCTTGGTTAAGACCTCCGATGCAACACCACTTTTTAGTATCTTGCCTTCCCTCAAAATAACCACGTTATCCGCCCATTCATAGGTTAAATCCACATCATGGGTTGAAAACACAATTGTTTTTCCTTCCTTTACCCAATTATTTAACAGTTCTTTAAAATAAAGCAGTGTATGCCCGTCCAATCCTGAAAACGGCTCATCACAAATAATAATACTTGGCTCCAAAACCATTAGTCCAGCTATTGCCACTTTCTTTTTTTGTCCTAAACTCAGCTGATAGGGGGGATAGTCCAATAACTCTTCAATTCGCAAGTCCCTGGCAGCTTTTCTGATACGCTCGTCCTTTTTCTTTTCAGGATATTTATAGTTATCTAATCCGAACTTAATGTCCCGATAAACAGTTGTAGAAAACAATTGATGATCAGGGTAATCAAACAAAAATCCTACTTCTTGTCTGATTCTCCTAAGATTTTTTTCCTTTACCTCCATATTCAGTACTTCTACCGAGCCTGTTTGGGATAAGGTCATGCCATTTAAATGATACAGTAGCGTCGACTTGCCACTGCCATTGACTCCCAGTATGGCAGTTTTTTTGCCGCTTTCAATATCTAAACTCAGATTGATTAATCCTCTGCGATTATTTGGATACGTAAAACTTAAGTCTCTAATTTTGATTACCATCTTACACCTTCCCATCAATTATTAACACCACGGTTAAAAATAGGATGAATATACAAGCTTCAATGATTAAAACCTTATTTTTAAATTTTCCATTTCTTGCCTCCCCTTGAAAACCTCTGGACTTCATTGCATTAAAGACCATGTCACTGTGATGAATACTTTTAAGAAAAAATCCCCCAATCCATTCACCAAAAATACTAAGGGATGATAGTCCCTTCCTTTCACCGATTCCTCTACTGCTTAATGCTTTTCTACCTATCTGTACGTCCTCATTGATCATATGAAAGTACCTAAAGGTAAGTGCCAATATCCTATTAAATATTTGAGGCAACCCAATATTTAGTATTCCATCCACTAGATAAAGGGCTGAATATTTAGCGACAATGGTTCCCAGTATAATAGAGGAAATCAAGATTTTACCAATAATCATCATTGTGAAATCTATGTCTTCCAAGGTTCCTCTTAGTATGTACCTTATTATAATGGGTAGCAGCATCAAAATTACAAAAGGTACTACTGGTTTTATCAGCCTAATAAAAAATTTATTCTCACAGGTAACAATAGAATATACGATAGCAACACCAGCAGTTATCAGCAATAACCTGTAGCTTTCTATAAAAGATATATAAAATAGAAGAATAAAAAGACTAACCATCATGTTTTCAGGCTGGATTCGGCATCTTTCAAACTTAGTTTTCATTTTTTTCACTCCATCCCTTGCTACTACAGAGCATTATTAAAGCAGGACAGTATACTGCACTGTTTATATATTCTCTGGATTTGCTTAGTTCTACCTTTTTTGACTTATAGATCTAGAAAACTTCCAATTTATTTGCTTTATCCCATTGACATATTACCGTAAAATTTCACAAATAAACTTTTCAATAAAAAAACTCCTAGCATATACCTTTATTAGGTACTTAGAGACTGGGAGCATAGTCAATCATTTTGATAAATCAAATAGACGGCCTCCATTTCCTCGTAGAGCACATGTCACAAAGCTACAGGCAGGTTTTCTGGCTCAAGTCTCATCATCCCTTCAACCTTCCCGATTACTCAGTGGTTTTTCTGAAAGAACTCTTCTTTTACAGCGGCGGGACCGCGTGGGATTTTCACCCAACTTCCCTTTTAAGTTGCTCATCAAACAGATGAACAACACCATGAAGCTTATATGAAGTTTTTATTTTTAATCCATCAATATGGATATTGCATATCCATTGAAATGTTTTAAATAGTATTTTTTCTTTTTATCAACAAGTATTCAAATAAAAAAATCTAACCTTGAAGGTTAGATTTTATTTTAGGCGCTTACATTCCATAATAAAACCTTTCCCTCCGAAAGTTTATTGTTGTTCTGTGAATATAGGCAGGTTTCCTGGCTCGCATATCAACCTACTTCCTCACCTTCCCAAATAAATGGTGGATACTGAGGTTTCGTCCATGCATACAGTAGCGGGGGCTGCGACGGATTTTAACCGTACTTCCCTTTTATCCCCTGTAAAAGAGGCACCTATATTCTTATTTTGTTGTCTAGCTTTTATAAATAGTATTATTTTCTATATATTAGTCTAATCGATTCGCTGTTAAAAGTCAAGTGATTGTTTAAGTCAATCTTTCCTGCCTAGTAGCAGTAATCCTATGACAACTAATATACTTATATAACGTTTTTTCAAAGTACCAACTCCTTATATGCTTCGATGAACTTTATAGATTAAATGCTATGGATAAAATAGTAGAAAGCTATAGATACAATCATTGCACCTCCGATGATAACTATACTCTTCCAATCCAGTTGGCTGATAGTTATTGTGTCACTTCCCACACTTGATTGTGGATTATGGTACTTCTTCTTCAACCATAGCATTGCTATAATTGCAATTAAAATGATTCCTAAACTAAATAGATGTGCAATAGATATAGGTCCAAAAATCATAGGATTTGTTCTAAAGAATTCAACAATGAATCGGTTGACTGAAAATCCGATGATGTAAATAAAGAATATTTGTCCGTCATATTTAGTATTTTTTCTTTTGTTCCATAGAATAAGGAATAGAACATAATTTAGGATTGCTTCATAGATTTGAGCAGGATGCAATAATTGTCCTCCAACCTCTACTCCCCAAAACCAACTTCTATTCATAGGCACTCCAAACACATCACAACCTACCCTGCCAATTGCCTGCCCGATAATAATGGCAGGTGCAAATGCATCAGCAGTTTTCCACATGGGAATACTTTTCTTCTTCATATACCAAAGTGCAAATGCTGTACCTACAATTAAAGAACCTTGAATTGATAGCCCACCCTGTTGTAGCATAAATATTTCCTTAGGGTTTTGTATATAATAAGTTGGATTAAAAGCCAATATATAATTTAATCGAGCACCTATAACCCCAAATATAACTGTATATAAAGCTAAATCCATCAACTTATCCTTATCTAAGCCTTTTCTCTTAGCCTCTGATAAGATGATTAAAAAACCTACTAAAATTCCCAACGCAATGGTAAGCCCAAATAGATGGACTGAAAATCCTCCAATATTAAATAATAGTTTCATTGTTTGATCTCCTTTCATGACTAGTAGCTCAACTATTAAATGGATAGCTAGTCATAATCTATATACCTTCTATATACAATGCAATATTCATGCCAATTATAAAGTCCAGCATTCTTCAATACTGGACACTATAATTATTTACTATATTTTATCATTGAAAGCGTTTCATCATATTCAGTCTTGAACCATCACTATCCATCATTGAGTTATGCATATTGATCATTCCTTCTCTTCCGATGGATTCCATCATCCTTGACATATTTCCATAGCCATTGTCTCTCGTCAATGTAATCATTTTTTCATAGTCTTCATCTGATAGATTATTCATAAATTCGTCCATAGATTTAAAATCGCCATTTTCCATCCATTGAGCCATATCCTCAAAACCATTTTCCTTCATAATTTCAATCATTTCTTCACTATTTCCACAGTGATTATTATTTCCTCTATAGGTTGTTCCTTCAATCCTAACCCTTTCTTGTACATCATTTATTCTTTTTTCATTTGCCCCTTGGGCGAAGGCATAGCCTCCTATGGATACTGCTGCGATAATCCCTGCACTTACTATAACTACTACTCTTTTTTTCATAATCTTTCCCTCCTCTATAAATTATAAAACTTTTTATACAATTTTTCTTCTTGTCTATATTATAGAGGAGGATTTTGAAGAAATTATGAAGATATTAGGTTTGTTTTTCTATTTTTTTAATTACAAAGCTATGAAAATAACATAATAAAGGAATTAGTGGCACATATATACGCTAGGATTTTTATTTAACTAAGAAATAAATTACTACTGCACCAATTGCTACAAGAGTAAAAATGAGCATCATATTTGAACCACCAGTTGAATGTTCATTTTCGTGATTTTGATGATTTATATCATTATGTGGTCTATGATTATGTCCACCTCCACAGCATCCCATCTAGATTCCCCCCTTTCACTTGTTCTCTACTATAGAAATTTAATGTATAATAAATACTACAGAGATTGTAGCATTTTAAACATTTAGTTAAAACTTCTTTAAAAGAGCTTTATTTCTTGCTATCTATATTGAAACCAAATTACGTAGACTTAATCAATAGTCTATTAACTCCTTTTAGCCTTCTCTTCTTAACTAAGTGGTTTATCAAAACTACAGTAATTATTATCACCAACTTTCCTACAAATAGCTGTATCTCTGTTACAGGGAGAATGTTAGCTAACTCTAAGGAGTAGGCATATACAAATGTAGTTATTAGTTTGGCCACAGCTGCTATAAATACAAAACTTTTAAATGATACCTTACTAGCTCCTGCTCCAGCACATATGATATTGTCTGGTAGTACTGGTAAAATGAATAATAATCCAATAATAACCTCTCCATTTTTCTCAACCAGTGTAGTATATTTATCAAATAATTCTTCTTTACCTAATCTCTTTACTATTTTTTGTTGAGCATATCTTCCCAAAAAATACATAGTTATAATACCACTTAATATACCAAGATAACCTATTA includes:
- a CDS encoding CbiM family transporter; amino-acid sequence: MHLADGVLSTPVIVASYGVSIASMAVAAKGIKDEEIPKISLMAGTFFAVSLISIPVPPTSVHPLLCGLIGIILGKKAPLAFFPALLLQALLFRHGGITSLGANTVMLSLPAYLSYVLYKKMPIKKPAARGGIIGAISVVMTVIILIFLLALTDARFAAGDFSVVKIAMVGHAPLMIVEGIVTAFAVQFIDKNKKDWIEERVLV
- a CDS encoding energy-coupling factor ABC transporter ATP-binding protein; this encodes MVIKIRDLSFTYPNNRRGLINLSLDIESGKKTAILGVNGSGKSTLLYHLNGMTLSQTGSVEVLNMEVKEKNLRRIRQEVGFLFDYPDHQLFSTTVYRDIKFGLDNYKYPEKKKDERIRKAARDLRIEELLDYPPYQLSLGQKKKVAIAGLMVLEPSIIICDEPFSGLDGHTLLYFKELLNNWVKEGKTIVFSTHDVDLTYEWADNVVILREGKILKSGVASEVLTKDETYLEAGLVKPMLYDLFQDSEYKPKNIKEAKEYLSKKFVY
- a CDS encoding energy-coupling factor transporter transmembrane component T family protein produces the protein MKTKFERCRIQPENMMVSLFILLFYISFIESYRLLLITAGVAIVYSIVTCENKFFIRLIKPVVPFVILMLLPIIIRYILRGTLEDIDFTMMIIGKILISSIILGTIVAKYSALYLVDGILNIGLPQIFNRILALTFRYFHMINEDVQIGRKALSSRGIGERKGLSSLSIFGEWIGGFFLKSIHHSDMVFNAMKSRGFQGEARNGKFKNKVLIIEACIFILFLTVVLIIDGKV
- the lgt gene encoding prolipoprotein diacylglyceryl transferase, which produces MKLLFNIGGFSVHLFGLTIALGILVGFLIILSEAKRKGLDKDKLMDLALYTVIFGVIGARLNYILAFNPTYYIQNPKEIFMLQQGGLSIQGSLIVGTAFALWYMKKKSIPMWKTADAFAPAIIIGQAIGRVGCDVFGVPMNRSWFWGVEVGGQLLHPAQIYEAILNYVLFLILWNKRKNTKYDGQIFFIYIIGFSVNRFIVEFFRTNPMIFGPISIAHLFSLGIILIAIIAMLWLKKKYHNPQSSVGSDTITISQLDWKSIVIIGGAMIVSIAFYYFIHSI
- a CDS encoding TVP38/TMEM64 family protein, whose product is MGLIYFLIAFIQPILLFTPEMVTITGGSLTLGPLKGFIIGYLGILSGIITMYFLGRYAQQKIVKRLGKEELFDKYTTLVEKNGEVIIGLLFILPVLPDNIICAGAGASKVSFKSFVFIAAVAKLITTFVYAYSLELANILPVTEIQLFVGKLVIIITVVLINHLVKKRRLKGVNRLLIKST